The following is a genomic window from Xiphophorus couchianus chromosome 5, X_couchianus-1.0, whole genome shotgun sequence.
TCAAGGTAATAAGAGGGAGCCCAGCCCTCCTCTGAGCCCCAGCGGACGTACCACCAACCGCTCTCCTGCTTCTCTAAAACCTCAACTTCCACTCCTGCCGGAAAACTGATTTCAGAGTCCTGGACCTTCTTGTAGACATCAACAGAGCGGTACAAGGTAGGGCCTTCCACATCTGAGTCCCCTCGGCTCCCCTTAGAGTATACAGAAGACAGATCGGACGTACTGCGTGAACACATGGAACCCTCTGAGGAGATAACAGAAGCTGTCTCCGAGTCATCCCCGCGAGTCGGTTTGAGGACATGTCGATACTGACTGGCAGGCCTCAGCTGCCGTCTCAGAGAGCTGATGTCCATTCTCTCAGGGCTCTGGGGTTCTGATTTGGTCAGGAGGGGTTTAGGTCTGACAGACGGCTTGGGTCTGGTGGAAGGGCTCTGACCGATTCCTGGTTCAATATCCCGCTTAAGGGCGGGACTTTTCTTTGGACCTCTGACTAGTTCGTCTGATGAAGAGTGAGGGCTGCTGTCCTGAGACCTCATGTCTACATGTCTGCCAAGTGTCTGGCTTCTTCTGCTCATCTCTGGCGTCATTGTTTTCCTGGTTAGACCAGCTAAAGGGGAAGATCCAGAAGGTTTCCTTGGGACTGTTGAGGAATGGTAGCTCCTTGGAGAGCTGGGTTCACTGGAACCTTTAACTCTGGTTCCTTCAACGCCACTGCTCAGTCTGAAGCCATCATTCTCATAGATACACTCCTCCTTACTGACCTCTTCCACAGATCTGAACGAGGTTCTTCGATGAGCGAAAACTGGGGAAGCTTTGCAGACTGGAGGTGAAGCTTTATTTGACGGAGGGGAGCTGTGGTACTTTTCAGAGACAACATTGCTGGTCTTCACCTCTTGGGAGCGCTCGTTCTTCAGAAACTCACTGTCAGATTCGCCCTCGGATCCGATTGCGGGAATATCATACTCCGGTTCCTCATACACTGGCCTGCTGGGCTGCTCCGTGGCTTTGGAGGAAGGGTTCAGAGGCTGGGGGGCGTCCTCTGAGTCTTGTTTTTTGATCGGGGGAGCCGGTGGAGGGACTTTGGGGCGGGTGAGAGTGCTGCTCCGTCTGCTGAGGTTGGGCTTCTTGCGCTTGTCGATGTAGGAGCAGGGGGCCCAGCCTTCCATCTCCCCAATCTGCACGTACCACCAACCTCCTGGGTTCTTCTCTATCACCTACACAAGAAACAAACCCATGTTAGTGCAGTCAAAGTCACATGCAATTAATTTtgctttgaattaaattaaatagagTTTTCAGGTTTGTAAATATTGACTCCTCATGCAAGTTACAAAAATTTGGAGGTATTCAACCAGTCGATGCGACAGTTCGTGAGATCAACGTGAAGGGACGGGACAAAAGGTGTGCACCCCTCACCCAAGTTTAATGTGTCAACTATAAAACTAGCTTTATTATGCATTGATACGCACAGTGGAAACAATCTTAAAGCGACAGCAGACACTAACATCTAGCTCTTCTTTCTCCCCACTCTTGGGGGTTCAACCAATCAgccccaaaaataaaataaagatgctCCTGCATTGGCTTCTTTCCAATAGTATATGAAGTAACATTGTGTCTGGTATTTCAGCTTTctaagctgcattttctttagaatattttagatatgctctagGAAAACATCTGTGAATTGGCACACTTTTcgcaaataatttggagttttgTTCCAAAGAAAAACCTGTGAATACCAAACTGCAAATTGGTTGGGATTCAGTATATTGCAATAGAAGACACTGATTCTTTACAAAGtctattttagtttatttagtcttataatatttgacattttaaatacattttatttctaaattcaaATATAGGGgccttatttttttaaattttttttaagagaggacattttggaagaaaaagcatttagaaaatgtattaatcaAAATACTGATTggtagaataataaaaaacggTTAGTGTACGACACTAATATGCTGTTAAATGCTAATAAATTTCTTCCACAAATGGCTCCCCTGATGTTTAATGTCTTGTTTATAATCACGAGTCCCTCATGAAGCCCCCCGAAGGGATCTCCCACAGAGTCTTTATCTTTCCGCCCAGAGGAAACTCTCCACATGATCTCATTAAAACGTGTCTCAAGGTCGCACTCCGCTGACATACATATGCGATCAGCCCGCTCTCATCTCTGCAGCAACACTCTGCATCTGTCCTCTTACATCAGCCTTTTGTCCTCCACGGAAACTGATGCCATCGGAGATGGAGGACTGGAAATCTGCTATGGTGTAATACTCTGCTTCCACAGCAGGGGGCTCTGGTGGCTTTGGTAACTGGAGACCCTAAAAAGGAAGGTAAAGAAGATGGATTCATGCAACCATTCTATATAAATAATGTAACACGTAtaaaatcaatatattttacagttaAGGGGAAAATGACGactcataatgttttttttattagcaggGAGTTTGTGATTTGTCTCACCAAATTGGTCTCTCTTCTTGGGGGAGGTTTCTGCCTCAGATTTGGAGACCCTgacaaacacaataaatctCCTCAGTCTGGTCAGAGTAACAGAGCAGCAATAAAATCTGGTAAACAGAAACTTCACGCAATGTTTAGtttgtgagagaaaacaaaatccacaaaaagtctgaaaatcCTCATGTTAGATCTACAAGCTACGATGGAGCATTAGggccatactaagaaaaaaatgaaattactagaataaagtcatattattaGAAGAATAAACTCATACGACAGTACAGTCATagtattaccagaataaaattgtaatattatgaTTCTCGAGATTTTATGACCTTATgcccataatttttttttattttttcccctaatACTCCATCATACAAGCAGGTTAGTGTagcaaatataatttatttcataatcATCATCACACACCACCAGTCAGACTTACCTACAGCTTCAaagcctacacacacacaaagacattttttaccTTCTCATACACAAACTACTTCATCATTTTACAGCAGGTGATTCTCTGCTTTTGTCTCTGgtgtaaaaagttaaataagCTTCAAAGTTCAGAACATATCCTCACCAATTTCCACTCTGTGTGGAGCCACTCGTGCCACAGCTGGAGACCCGGGCTCCCCTCTGACTTTCTCACTCAGGGCAGAACTGGCGGCTATCCCCAGGCAGGGGCTGTTGGTGTCACGGCCGGCGCTCAGCCTCCTGCCCGTCTCGGCGTTGATTTCTGAGTTATAGGGCATGGGCAGGCTGATCTCGCTCTTGGTGATGTGGCGCTCTGGCGTGTTGCTTCCCTCTCCGTCTGTCTGGATGTCCTTCTCGCTGACCGACTTCTTCTGCAGCAGGTTGCTGATCTCCATGATGTTTCCGATGATCTCCACGGGGCCCGTTAGGGTTTTCTTACGAGGCGAGAAGTCATCTTTTAGTTTCTTCAAGTAGGAGGCCGGTGCCCACCCCTCCTTTCCTAAATATCTTTTGGTgaaacagacaaagaaaaatcttttactGTCTTGTCTTGatcattttctctctgtctgatcTCTACATGCATCTTTCCCAGATTAAACCAAGCACAATGCTTTTCACAGGTATTAGAACTCCAAAGAGTTGctataaaatgtacaaaaataaaactatttagcAACACAtcctatatttttaaattgctatGTTCTCCTACTACTCTAACTGTATGTTCGCTCAgcttttttctcatgtttttttgaTCATGTTATCTGGGGTTCTGATTAGTGGTTCTTCCCTCGAATGGAGCATAAGCTGCAATAATTCTGCCaacattctttttcttctgctattaaccttttacttttcttctgcACAGAAAGtactctgtgttttttgtgcgTATGCTGCATTTTCTCCAATCCCCAGTCAGTCGTGGCAGACAGTCGCTCAGACAGTCGCTCATACTGaacccagttctggttctgctggaggttccTTTCTGTTCAAgtggagtttttcctctccactgttgctacatgcatgctTGGTCTGAGGGATTGTTGTAAGGTCTATGGCACAATTCTGGTTGACTAACCTGATGTACCACCAGCCCTCCAGGTTCTTCTGGATTACCTCCACGGTGACCCCTTTCTCAAAGCTCACTTCATCCGCGCCTTGGCTGGTGTACGGCTGGATCGTCAAATATTTCTCCTCTATTGAAAAAGAAGGGTGAACAGTCAAAACAAGAGCAAGAAGTTtctttttggatgagaaatggTAAATGGGACCCTTATTAAAAGCTCCTTCCTCTGGGTAAATTGTCATTTCTTGCAGCTGAGGTAAGCTCTTTGGACATTGGTGAAGCCTTCATCTCTGGAGAGATGGTTATTCCTCTTCAATTTGTGACTTCTCTCACAGAATAAAAGATATTTGAGCTACAATCTGTCTTGACTGGTCCCTATTTGACCATTACTCCTCTCTCACACTCTGCTATCCCTCAAAGACCCTGTAAGGGAAGGAAATCCCTCCATGGGTTCAATTTATAAACTTCTGTTCATATTTGTTTTGGCCGAGGTACTGCATGTTTAGACAACTATTTCTTCTGGTTTcggatgctgtgcagctgcaaGGATTTTTGCTCTTACCTTTATACTTTTGGACAACTGTTTTCATGAGTGGTGGTTTTTGATATGGGCGACATTGGCAACCCAGGGCGGCTTCTATAGAGGTAAATTATCTGCAATATTCAGGTCATTGTATTCAATTCACTCCATCATGTAACTGACAGATTTGGATGTGATTTGGTCCAGATGCAGACCTGTGGTGACTATGGGAAGgattgttttttgcaaaatgttgaTCTAGAAGAACCTGAGGGCACCATGAGTTTGATGTGTCAGAGTCATGGTGAGCGTCTAAACTTTTGCATGCCTTTAAGTCTGCTCTGGTGTAAGGGGAAAAGCTCTTTATGACATAGTTTTATTAGGTtaggttaatttatttataccCAGAGGTATAAATTGTTTTGTAGctataaatcatgtggtgtgaattcaggcaaaggtgtaaaaatgatcaaatcaactcagcaggaggaggaaggtaTGGGTGGGTTTCTGTGCTAGCTTTTTCCAAATTATGCACACACTGTTGTCTATGAGTCATAACTGTGTCCTGCATCCACAGACACATTAGCTTGACTTGAACAAGAAGAAGCTTAGGCTATATTCACAAAACAACTTGGAAAACGATCGCAGTACATTGTCGCATCGCTCACTTCCAACGCCCATCATGGCACCCAACGTTCGGCTGGGTGAGTCTGGCTCTAGTGTACAGCTGTTGGAGTGATTGGTAAGATGAGAAAATGCTTTACAAATTCAGTCCATGAACTACTGTCGCTAAAGATTGTTCTAAGCATGCCAGATCCTAccaaatcaaatcattttttcACTCCTCTCTGATCCAGGTCTATGGATGTCCAAAGCAAATCATTCCTCCTTCTAATCCATTCCTGATGTTTATGCTTTTCCTAAACCTTTATTAAAGGAGATAATTGTTTTTGCAGACCCAACGCCACcaatgaagcaaaaatgaaaagtctTATATGCCATAAAAAGGTTCAACCACTCAGTAGGTTCAAATAACTGAAAGTCCAGCAAGATTAGTTTGAGCAGCAGTGAAGCGTTAGCTGAACTGGTATCCAGTTGAGTTTAGGTCTCCAAAAAGGTTTAATGGGCTCATTCTCTGGTGGCGACAGTTAGCCTGGTGACTCATTTCAGAGGCGCTACGGAGGCTGAGGTTGATGTGATTAAAACCAGTCTCCTGATTGGGCTGTGGCCCACTTTAGCACTTTTCCATAAGCTCATTCCTGGGCCAAGCCTCGGAGTTCTGGGAGACACATCTGGTGAGGTAAGAGTCCTGCACAGCAGCCTGAAGAACTGCTGAGGTGAATCAGATTAGAAAGACACAGGGAATGATTAGATGTTGTGCAGATCTAAAATAAGTTTTCATGagaccttcagaaagtcatGACAACTACTGACTGAAAATTATTGATCATTCCTATTAAGTCTGACAGCAACTTAGCAATCTTCCACACAGAAGTAGActaaatttaagattttctgATATGTATTAATGAATTATACATCTCTTTATAAAATCAGCAGGTTTTGTggataatgttaaaaataacacCTGATTCTCACATCTGATTTTCTGATTTCCAAGTAAAACACAGAGAGCCTAGTTTAATCTGCTGCTTTTAAAGCCGTAAGGATTCAAGGGGGAGAGCTCTACTTTGAGCTGAGAAGCATTTCATGTGTGATGGAGAAAGATTTGAGATTTCTCTGACTGTGCTGAGCTCTGGCCACCCAATACGCAGCTGCTGGCACAATCCCGGAGCAAGTTGTTGTTGGCCGAGAGATGAGGATGCAAATGAGGTTGTTTACTTTAAGCCCAAACTCTGTGGAAGGATGGGGGCcacaggaggagctgcagcaacTCTCCAGGccttttttcttactgtttgcAACCAATGTGTTGCAAACACTTCAAAACTAGATGAGTAAGAAGCGGTCCACATAGAACGGTTTGTTGAAAAGGATAATGTTATTATAACGTCTCAGAAAAAGACTCTGATCATGCAGACTGCCTAACAACAGGATTCAAATTGTCTAAATATtcctacattttgtcacaatacaaAATTAccatgtttacaaataaaaatctgaaaactatcTCTATGCATTCATATTCTGCCCTGCTGAGTCAACACTTTGCCGAAGTCCCTTTCACTGCAGGTTTGGGGCATGTCTGGCTCCATCGTTGCCAGAACCGGTTCCCCGGGGAGGTCAAGGCCAGTTTTAATGGAGCAAGAGCAAATTTCTCTTGGCCAGTGTGAGCTTTCTattttcctgctgctctgcttttgcttttggtTTGACTTTTTACTCTCTGATGCTGATTACAAACTGTATCTGAGATGGTTGTGACAGAGAAATCAGCTCTAGTTTAGTCAGATTGGATGGGTAGCATCTCTAAACTATAGTGAGAACGTATAGTCTCACCATAGGTTCTCAATTGGATCtgtgtctggactttgactgaaccATTCAAATGGTGCATTCATACCagtcctgtttagtctgctttaaccAAATTCTAGTTCATTTGCCGGTTCTTTTGACGTGTGATTGCATAATCAAACTCTGAGGCGGATCAAAACAGCGAACTCTGATCCATTTAAATACTGCGGTCTCAgctcggttgaagtgaactttggaactttgaggaaaaacattttctctgttgtgTGAAAACAACATTCTCTATGGTCTTCTTCCACATGAGTGTTTGTTCGGCACATTtgcaaaagacaaaaggaaaatcttacaaccgctaaaatctgaagccactccatttttatttacatttcttgaaGTATAAAGTtgtgttcagtgttttcttctgAAGTTTTTGCATCAtatccttcagtggttcttggtgcagcgccaccacaggcaaggaggtgAACATGTTGcacaaagggtttggttggtttgacagtgcagtgggAAAGCAAACAGATGAAGATATGACAAATGctgcagttttggtccccaatcaaacagAGTCTACCAAACTATCAGGTGTGGAAACACACCTGGCTTGTTCTGCCAGAAGGCAAATTCTTAGATTTGGATGTACACAATCTGGACTCTAAGAGGTTTTTGTAGAAACTTTAAGACTTCAAAGATTTTGAAACTTACTgggcaaaaattaaaaaagttcaCAGATCATAATGTTTAAACTAGAGGAAGTGTGTGACATTTGTTGAAATTGAAaagtttctgaatattttacagTGTCAAAATCAAAACTTCATGACATCACCTGCTTCACTCTGAATAATAATGACAATGTGTACaacctaaaaatatataaaactttaaatgccATAATGTGAAAGATGTCAAAGGTACCAAAACACGAACTCAGTCTGGGAAAGctaaatattcaattaaatgtttaaacattttaaacaatgtttatgCAGTGAAGTAGTTAGGAGATTTACAAAAGGTGCAGCAAATTTCACTGCTTTCTTTAGCAAacacttttacacatttatgcaaattcaataaaattcttATCTGATTGAGTCATATATTGATGGTATGATTCATGAGACCAATATGGATCTCCAGGTGAATATGTAGGAGATATGCAGGACACTGTTGCCTCCATGTGACACAGAAGTCGTTTGATGTTGTTTGATGCAGGTTTATATGTGAGGATTGTGTCTGTCTGTTCACCTCTGCTCTGCTGGCGGTTAACTATACCACCGAGGGTCCAGCGGCGGTCCAACCTCTTCAGGTGAGCCTTTCTTCTCTTAGTAACTGatgatgagcagcagcagcaaccaaaagacaagaaaataaaaggaacaaagTAAATAACTGGTTAGTGCAAGAAGCTTGTTGTGGCAAAGTGAAGAAAGAAAGTTTTGTTAGGAACTGAAAAAATTGATTTAAGCATAGAAGTGAAGGATTACAGGGCGGGAATTTCTTTCTTCATCTAGGAGGAACTTTAACAAACCATTAGTTATTCCGTGGTCTTCAGAAGccacttttatgtattttgtatttccAGTGGTGGGTGCAGCTAACGCTAGatcactaatcataaacattaatttCATTAATGGTTAAGTGCTACATCAAGTCAGAGAACATGACAGGAAA
Proteins encoded in this region:
- the sh3pxd2aa gene encoding SH3 and PX domain-containing protein 2A isoform X3, with product MQSLCRIKMQFRTVLDVKVVDVEKRRNPSKHYVYVINVTYSDNTSHIIYRRYSKFFDLQMQLLDKFPIEGGQKDPKKRIIPFLPGKILFRRSHVRDVAMKRLRFIDDYCRALVRLPPHISQSEEVLHFFETKAEDINPPVEDYGSKRKSGIDSSEPMVLEQYVAVANYERQENSEINLKAGETVDVIEKSESGWWFVSTSEQQGWVPATYLDSQNGTRDDSDLATSRTGEVTKRRKAHLKRLDRRWTLGGIVNRQQSREEKYLTIQPYTSQGADEVSFEKGVTVEVIQKNLEGWWYIRYLGKEGWAPASYLKKLKDDFSPRKKTLTGPVEIIGNIMEISNLLQKKSVSEKDIQTDGEGSNTPERHITKSEISLPMPYNSEINAETGRRLSAGRDTNSPCLGIAASSALSEKVRGEPGSPAVARVAPHRVEIGFEAVGSPNLRQKPPPRRETNLGLQLPKPPEPPAVEAEYYTIADFQSSISDGISFRGGQKADVIEKNPGGWWYVQIGEMEGWAPCSYIDKRKKPNLSRRSSTLTRPKVPPPAPPIKKQDSEDAPQPLNPSSKATEQPSRPVYEEPEYDIPAIGSEGESDSEFLKNERSQEVKTSNVVSEKYHSSPPSNKASPPVCKASPVFAHRRTSFRSVEEVSKEECIYENDGFRLSSGVEGTRVKGSSEPSSPRSYHSSTVPRKPSGSSPLAGLTRKTMTPEMSRRSQTLGRHVDMRSQDSSPHSSSDELVRGPKKSPALKRDIEPGIGQSPSTRPKPSVRPKPLLTKSEPQSPERMDISSLRRQLRPASQYRHVLKPTRGDDSETASVISSEGSMCSRSTSDLSSVYSKGSRGDSDVEGPTLYRSVDVYKKVQDSEISFPAGVEVEVLEKQESGWWYVRWGSEEGWAPSYYLEPVKKVGDPGVLESNGQRNSGKKSNSLEKNEKHVLALNNINIQGLTQQHQGLRGNSPPIPSKPPGGFSKPSGLVNGGVRMRNGVRQVAVRPQSVFVTTSQTSKDSHYMTGSLRRNESLGRSDHYSSGSATLGVRRNASFSTVRPHVVVESQTRPVERSGLGCSGTAFSTSNVPDALSRVSQRNGIPVSTVRPKPIEKSQLIHNNLGRDVYVSIADYRGDEETMGFTEGTCLEVLERNPNGWWYCQVQDSLLPRKGWVPSNYLERKK
- the sh3pxd2aa gene encoding SH3 and PX domain-containing protein 2A isoform X4, with amino-acid sequence MQSLCRIKMQFRTVLDVKVVDVEKRRNPSKHYVYVINVTYSDNTSHIIYRRYSKFFDLQMQLLDKFPIEGGQKDPKKRIIPFLPGKILFRRSHVRDVAMKRLRFIDDYCRALVRLPPHISQSEEVLHFFETKAEDINPPVEDYGSKRKSGIDSSEPMVLEQYVAVANYERQENSEINLKAGETVDVIEKSESGWWFVSTSEQQGWVPATYLDSQNGTRDDSDLATSRTGEVTKRRKAHLKRLDRRWTLGGIVNRQQSREEKYLTIQPYTSQGADEVSFEKGVTVEVIQKNLEGWWYIRYLGKEGWAPASYLKKLKDDFSPRKKTLTGPVEIIGNIMEISNLLQKKSVSEKDIQTDGEGSNTPERHITKSEISLPMPYNSEINAETGRRLSAGRDTNSPCLGIAASSALSEKVRGEPGSPAVARVAPHRVEIGSPNLRQKPPPRRETNLGLQLPKPPEPPAVEAEYYTIADFQSSISDGISFRGGQKADVIEKNPGGWWYVQIGEMEGWAPCSYIDKRKKPNLSRRSSTLTRPKVPPPAPPIKKQDSEDAPQPLNPSSKATEQPSRPVYEEPEYDIPAIGSEGESDSEFLKNERSQEVKTSNVVSEKYHSSPPSNKASPPVCKASPVFAHRRTSFRSVEEVSKEECIYENDGFRLSSGVEGTRVKGSSEPSSPRSYHSSTVPRKPSGSSPLAGLTRKTMTPEMSRRSQTLGRHVDMRSQDSSPHSSSDELVRGPKKSPALKRDIEPGIGQSPSTRPKPSVRPKPLLTKSEPQSPERMDISSLRRQLRPASQYRHVLKPTRGDDSETASVISSEGSMCSRSTSDLSSVYSKGSRGDSDVEGPTLYRSVDVYKKVQDSEISFPAGVEVEVLEKQESGWWYVRWGSEEGWAPSYYLEPVKKVGDPGVLESNGQRNSGKKSNSLEKNEKHVLALNNINIQGLTQQHQGLRGNSPPIPSKPPGGFSKPSGLVNGGVRMRNGVRQVAVRPQSVFVTTSQTSKDSHYMTGSLRRNESLGRSDHYSSGSATLGVRRNASFSTVRPHVVVESQTRPVERSGLGCSGTAFSTSNVPDALSRVSQRNGIPVSTVRPKPIEKSQLIHNNLGRDVYVSIADYRGDEETMGFTEGTCLEVLERNPNGWWYCQVQDSLLPRKGWVPSNYLERKK
- the sh3pxd2aa gene encoding SH3 and PX domain-containing protein 2A isoform X1; its protein translation is MQSLCRIKMQFRTVLDVKVVDVEKRRNPSKHYVYVINVTYSDNTSHIIYRRYSKFFDLQMQLLDKFPIEGGQKDPKKRIIPFLPGKILFRRSHVRDVAMKRLRFIDDYCRALVRLPPHISQSEEVLHFFETKAEDINPPVEDYGSKRKSVWMYGFTDSPRKEASGIDSSEPMVLEQYVAVANYERQENSEINLKAGETVDVIEKSESGWWFVSTSEQQGWVPATYLDSQNGTRDDSDLATSRTGEVTKRRKAHLKRLDRRWTLGGIVNRQQSREEKYLTIQPYTSQGADEVSFEKGVTVEVIQKNLEGWWYIRYLGKEGWAPASYLKKLKDDFSPRKKTLTGPVEIIGNIMEISNLLQKKSVSEKDIQTDGEGSNTPERHITKSEISLPMPYNSEINAETGRRLSAGRDTNSPCLGIAASSALSEKVRGEPGSPAVARVAPHRVEIGFEAVGSPNLRQKPPPRRETNLGLQLPKPPEPPAVEAEYYTIADFQSSISDGISFRGGQKADVIEKNPGGWWYVQIGEMEGWAPCSYIDKRKKPNLSRRSSTLTRPKVPPPAPPIKKQDSEDAPQPLNPSSKATEQPSRPVYEEPEYDIPAIGSEGESDSEFLKNERSQEVKTSNVVSEKYHSSPPSNKASPPVCKASPVFAHRRTSFRSVEEVSKEECIYENDGFRLSSGVEGTRVKGSSEPSSPRSYHSSTVPRKPSGSSPLAGLTRKTMTPEMSRRSQTLGRHVDMRSQDSSPHSSSDELVRGPKKSPALKRDIEPGIGQSPSTRPKPSVRPKPLLTKSEPQSPERMDISSLRRQLRPASQYRHVLKPTRGDDSETASVISSEGSMCSRSTSDLSSVYSKGSRGDSDVEGPTLYRSVDVYKKVQDSEISFPAGVEVEVLEKQESGWWYVRWGSEEGWAPSYYLEPVKKVGDPGVLESNGQRNSGKKSNSLEKNEKHVLALNNINIQGLTQQHQGLRGNSPPIPSKPPGGFSKPSGLVNGGVRMRNGVRQVAVRPQSVFVTTSQTSKDSHYMTGSLRRNESLGRSDHYSSGSATLGVRRNASFSTVRPHVVVESQTRPVERSGLGCSGTAFSTSNVPDALSRVSQRNGIPVSTVRPKPIEKSQLIHNNLGRDVYVSIADYRGDEETMGFTEGTCLEVLERNPNGWWYCQVQDSLLPRKGWVPSNYLERKK
- the sh3pxd2aa gene encoding SH3 and PX domain-containing protein 2A isoform X5: MQLLDKFPIEGGQKDPKKRIIPFLPGKILFRRSHVRDVAMKRLRFIDDYCRALVRLPPHISQSEEVLHFFETKAEDINPPVEDYGSKRKSVWMYGFTDSPRKEASGIDSSEPMVLEQYVAVANYERQENSEINLKAGETVDVIEKSESGWWFVSTSEQQGWVPATYLDSQNGTRDDSDLATSRTGEVTKRRKAHLKRLDRRWTLGGIVNRQQSREEKYLTIQPYTSQGADEVSFEKGVTVEVIQKNLEGWWYIRYLGKEGWAPASYLKKLKDDFSPRKKTLTGPVEIIGNIMEISNLLQKKSVSEKDIQTDGEGSNTPERHITKSEISLPMPYNSEINAETGRRLSAGRDTNSPCLGIAASSALSEKVRGEPGSPAVARVAPHRVEIGFEAVGSPNLRQKPPPRRETNLGLQLPKPPEPPAVEAEYYTIADFQSSISDGISFRGGQKADVIEKNPGGWWYVQIGEMEGWAPCSYIDKRKKPNLSRRSSTLTRPKVPPPAPPIKKQDSEDAPQPLNPSSKATEQPSRPVYEEPEYDIPAIGSEGESDSEFLKNERSQEVKTSNVVSEKYHSSPPSNKASPPVCKASPVFAHRRTSFRSVEEVSKEECIYENDGFRLSSGVEGTRVKGSSEPSSPRSYHSSTVPRKPSGSSPLAGLTRKTMTPEMSRRSQTLGRHVDMRSQDSSPHSSSDELVRGPKKSPALKRDIEPGIGQSPSTRPKPSVRPKPLLTKSEPQSPERMDISSLRRQLRPASQYRHVLKPTRGDDSETASVISSEGSMCSRSTSDLSSVYSKGSRGDSDVEGPTLYRSVDVYKKVQDSEISFPAGVEVEVLEKQESGWWYVRWGSEEGWAPSYYLEPVKKVGDPGVLESNGQRNSGKKSNSLEKNEKHVLALNNINIQGLTQQHQGLRGNSPPIPSKPPGGFSKPSGLVNGGVRMRNGVRQVAVRPQSVFVTTSQTSKDSHYMTGSLRRNESLGRSDHYSSGSATLGVRRNASFSTVRPHVVVESQTRPVERSGLGCSGTAFSTSNVPDALSRVSQRNGIPVSTVRPKPIEKSQLIHNNLGRDVYVSIADYRGDEETMGFTEGTCLEVLERNPNGWWYCQVQDSLLPRKGWVPSNYLERKK
- the sh3pxd2aa gene encoding SH3 and PX domain-containing protein 2A isoform X2; the protein is MQSLCRIKMQFRTVLDVKVVDVEKRRNPSKHYVYVINVTYSDNTSHIIYRRYSKFFDLQMQLLDKFPIEGGQKDPKKRIIPFLPGKILFRRSHVRDVAMKRLRFIDDYCRALVRLPPHISQSEEVLHFFETKAEDINPPVEDYGSKRKSVWMYGFTDSPRKEASGIDSSEPMVLEQYVAVANYERQENSEINLKAGETVDVIEKSESGWWFVSTSEQQGWVPATYLDSQNGTRDDSDLATSRTGEVTKRRKAHLKRLDRRWTLGGIVNRQQSREEKYLTIQPYTSQGADEVSFEKGVTVEVIQKNLEGWWYIRYLGKEGWAPASYLKKLKDDFSPRKKTLTGPVEIIGNIMEISNLLQKKSVSEKDIQTDGEGSNTPERHITKSEISLPMPYNSEINAETGRRLSAGRDTNSPCLGIAASSALSEKVRGEPGSPAVARVAPHRVEIGSPNLRQKPPPRRETNLGLQLPKPPEPPAVEAEYYTIADFQSSISDGISFRGGQKADVIEKNPGGWWYVQIGEMEGWAPCSYIDKRKKPNLSRRSSTLTRPKVPPPAPPIKKQDSEDAPQPLNPSSKATEQPSRPVYEEPEYDIPAIGSEGESDSEFLKNERSQEVKTSNVVSEKYHSSPPSNKASPPVCKASPVFAHRRTSFRSVEEVSKEECIYENDGFRLSSGVEGTRVKGSSEPSSPRSYHSSTVPRKPSGSSPLAGLTRKTMTPEMSRRSQTLGRHVDMRSQDSSPHSSSDELVRGPKKSPALKRDIEPGIGQSPSTRPKPSVRPKPLLTKSEPQSPERMDISSLRRQLRPASQYRHVLKPTRGDDSETASVISSEGSMCSRSTSDLSSVYSKGSRGDSDVEGPTLYRSVDVYKKVQDSEISFPAGVEVEVLEKQESGWWYVRWGSEEGWAPSYYLEPVKKVGDPGVLESNGQRNSGKKSNSLEKNEKHVLALNNINIQGLTQQHQGLRGNSPPIPSKPPGGFSKPSGLVNGGVRMRNGVRQVAVRPQSVFVTTSQTSKDSHYMTGSLRRNESLGRSDHYSSGSATLGVRRNASFSTVRPHVVVESQTRPVERSGLGCSGTAFSTSNVPDALSRVSQRNGIPVSTVRPKPIEKSQLIHNNLGRDVYVSIADYRGDEETMGFTEGTCLEVLERNPNGWWYCQVQDSLLPRKGWVPSNYLERKK